ATTTTGTCCATGTTCATCATCATGCAGAAGATTTTTCCGGCGAAGCTATTGTTCCCCACCATGCCCCAGACGAGTTTGGTTCCGCCTGCAACGGGTTCCAGTTCGTAGATGCCTTGATTCTTTGCTGCGAAAGGTTTGATGAATTCGAGATCGATCACGACTTTCTTATCGGGCACCACTTCCTTGATTTCCATTTTACCCTGTCCGACTTTGTTGTTGCCTTCCCAGGCATACTTGGCGCCAACGCCTTTTTCGCTGCCTGAATGGGTTCGACTCATGTTGGGATCGAGCTCCTCCCAGGGTGACCAATCCATCCAGCGACGAAAATCGGTCAGCACTTCCATGATTCTGCCGGGTGGCGCTTTCATCTCCATGCTTCGTTCAACGCGAAACTGATTAGGCTGCATGGCCGCCAGGATCAGCAGCAAGACAATCAGACCAAGAATGATTCCGAGAATAATCCAGACGATAGTCATGTGATGTTCCCCTTAACTGATACCAGTAGCTCTTAAATCTTAGAACCATTCAAGTGAAACTTTGATTAACACTATTTGAAGCGGTTTAGATGCGGTATTTCAAGCAAAATCGCAGGTTCAGCTTTACACACAACAACATAAGATCATATCAAATAATGACTTATGTCGTTTCGAGGAGAGGCGTATGGTTTGAATCCTTGTGATATACATTAATCCTTCAAAAATTCCCTAGCCCCAACTTCTTGCGCCATCGGTACCTTCGGCACAATCGTTGCCAACTTCCAAGTTAATCCTTGAACATGGCACTTCGTCAAGTTAAGATGCCAACCCTCAGTCCTACTGAGGTTCAGAAAAGAACCGTTTCGGAAGACTCGCCGATATCGATGAGTCAGGGAAAAACCTTTGCATGGATGCAACTAATGTTGCTGTACACTTTATTGCTTGAACGAAGGACGTTACGATAAAGAGAGGCCATAGGAAGTGGTCATCTCGTTATCGATTCGTCCTTTTTGTCATTATGGCAAAGGATAAGCCACATGAAAATCAGTCGCCGCTACACCACCGCCGGGCAGGATCCCTATTCCGCGATCAAGTTCACTCCGCGGACCAGCCGGATCACCAACCCCGATGGTTCAGTCGTCTTCGAGATGAAGGATATCCTCATCCCGGAAGGCTGGTCGCAGGTAGCGGTCGATGTCATTGCCCAGAAGTATTTCCGCAAAGCCGGCGTTCCTCAAACTCTCGAAAAAGTTCCGGAGGCTGGCATTCCCGCCTGGCTGCAGCGATCTCAACCTGTTGATGGCAAAATCGACGGCGTGGGCTACGAAACAGATTCCAGACAGGTCTTCAGTCGCATGGCCGGTTGTTGGACCTACTGGGGCTGGAAGGGTGGCTACTTCGGCAACAACGAAAGCGACGCCCGTGCTTTCTACGACGAGCTGTGTTACATGCTCGCCATGCAGATGGCTGCACCTAACAGCCCACAGTGGTTCAACACCGGCCTGCACTGGGCCTATGGCATCGAAGGCCCGGCACAAGGCCATTCCTACGTGGAGCCAAGCACCGGCAAGCTGACCAAAGCCACCAGTGCCTACGAACGTTGCCAGCCTCACGCCTGCTTCATCCAGAGCGTCAGCGACGACCTGGTGAATGATGGCGGCATCATGGATTTGTGGGTACGCGAAGCGCGTATTTTCAAATATGGCTCCGGCACCGGTTCCAATTTCTCCATGCTGCGCGGCGAAGGGGAGACACTCTCCGGTGGCGGCAAATCATCTGGCCTCATGAGCTTCCTGCGCATTGGTGACCGCGCTGCTGGCGCGATCAAATCGGGTGGCACTACACGTCGCGCAGCCAAGATGGTGGTTCTCGATCTCGATCACCCCGATATTGAAGCCTTCATCAACTGGAAGGTGATTGAAGAACAAAAAGTTGCCTCGCTGGTCGCAGGCTCCAAGATTACCAAGCGTTCGCTCAAGAACATTCTTGCTGCCTGCCAACCTGCAGCAGCGGGCAATGTCAAAGACCGTTTCGACCCGGCACAGAACCCGGCACTCAAGAAAGCCATGGTCGAAGCCAAGCGTAACTGCGTGGCCATGAACTATGTGCAGCGCACCATCCAGCTTGCCAGGCAGGGTGTCACGGGCATGGAGTTTGTCGAGTATGATACCGACTGGAACAGCGAAGCTTACAACACGGTAGCAGGGCAGAACAGCAACAATTCTGTTCGCATCACCAACGAGTTTATGCAGTCTGTAATCAACGATTCGATGTGGAATCTGTATGGCAGAGTGGAAAGGGAAAAAGCGAAGAAGGAACACCGCGACCCCAAGCCGAAGAAATCGCTCAAGGCAAGGGAACTGTGGAGTGAAATCTGTGAAGCTGCCTGGGCCTGTGCCGACCCGGGCGTGCAATACGACACCACCATCAATGAATGGCACACGTGTCCGGTCGATGGGCGGATTAACGCGAGTAATCCATGTAGCGAATATATGTTCCTCGACGACACCGCCTGCAACCTGGCGTCGTTGAACTTGATGACCTTCTTCAAGAACGACAAGTTCGATATCGCCAGCTATCGCCATGCGACTCGTCTGTGGACCATCGTGCTCGAAATCTCGGTCTACATGGCCCAGTTCCCCAGCGATCCGATCGCTCAGAAATCGTACGACTACCGCACCCTCGGTTTGGGCTACGCCAATCTTGGCACCCTCCTGATGGTGCAAGGTATTCCCTACGATTCCGAAAAAGGCCGGGCGATAGCTGGTGCCGTCACCGCGATTCTGCATTGCCACAGCTATGCCACCAGTGCTGAAATGGCAGCGGAAGTCGGACCGTTCCCCCGCTATGCCCCCAATAAGGATGCGATGCTTCGCGTCATTCGCAACCACCGCCGGGCTGCCTATACCAACATGCAGGATTATGAAGGCCTCACTGTAAAGCCAGTGCCTCTCGATTCTTCCC
This is a stretch of genomic DNA from Planctomycetia bacterium. It encodes these proteins:
- a CDS encoding SRPBCC family protein, which gives rise to MILGIILGLIVLLLILAAMQPNQFRVERSMEMKAPPGRIMEVLTDFRRWMDWSPWEELDPNMSRTHSGSEKGVGAKYAWEGNNKVGQGKMEIKEVVPDKKVVIDLEFIKPFAAKNQGIYELEPVAGGTKLVWGMVGNNSFAGKIFCMMMNMDKMIGKDFEKGLSKMKALVEKNV
- a CDS encoding vitamin B12-dependent ribonucleotide reductase encodes the protein MKISRRYTTAGQDPYSAIKFTPRTSRITNPDGSVVFEMKDILIPEGWSQVAVDVIAQKYFRKAGVPQTLEKVPEAGIPAWLQRSQPVDGKIDGVGYETDSRQVFSRMAGCWTYWGWKGGYFGNNESDARAFYDELCYMLAMQMAAPNSPQWFNTGLHWAYGIEGPAQGHSYVEPSTGKLTKATSAYERCQPHACFIQSVSDDLVNDGGIMDLWVREARIFKYGSGTGSNFSMLRGEGETLSGGGKSSGLMSFLRIGDRAAGAIKSGGTTRRAAKMVVLDLDHPDIEAFINWKVIEEQKVASLVAGSKITKRSLKNILAACQPAAAGNVKDRFDPAQNPALKKAMVEAKRNCVAMNYVQRTIQLARQGVTGMEFVEYDTDWNSEAYNTVAGQNSNNSVRITNEFMQSVINDSMWNLYGRVEREKAKKEHRDPKPKKSLKARELWSEICEAAWACADPGVQYDTTINEWHTCPVDGRINASNPCSEYMFLDDTACNLASLNLMTFFKNDKFDIASYRHATRLWTIVLEISVYMAQFPSDPIAQKSYDYRTLGLGYANLGTLLMVQGIPYDSEKGRAIAGAVTAILHCHSYATSAEMAAEVGPFPRYAPNKDAMLRVIRNHRRAAYTNMQDYEGLTVKPVPLDSSHCPSDLLASAREDADRMVALGEKHGFRNAQVTVIAPTGTIGLVMDCDTTGVEPDFALVKFKKLAGGGYFKIINSSVPQALEHLGYTEDQIKSIERYCRGAGTLDGCPHINLNTLKAKGFSDELIATIQKMLPSVFELRFAFTRWTLTDDFLKGALGFTQAQLDNPTFDVLSALGFTKAQIEEANDYVCGTMMLEGAPHLKAEHYAVFDCANRCGKKGQRYIAYEAHIRMMAAVQPFISGAISKTINMPQDALVEDVNNAYMMSWKLALKANALYRDGSKLSQPLNTSSDDLEEAEAEVTPEPMAAAMKVAERAVQRYAMRRRLPDRRAGYIQKSNIGNHKVYLTTGEYPDGTLGEIFITMHKEGAAFRSLMNCFAVAISIGLQHGVPLEEFCDAFLFTRFEPNGMVQGNPHIRMTTSIIDYIFRELAITYLGRHDLAHVQTADSEDLRSDAIGGGALEGAGMTKAAAVATGTVPQRPTAFERPRTGRLNPVGNGNGHNPVAETRAKVGVVSDKKAQQAEKVRVARLKGYEGDPCPECGSMTMVRNGTCLKCDSCGSTSGCS